A region of Ornithorhynchus anatinus isolate Pmale09 chromosome 5, mOrnAna1.pri.v4, whole genome shotgun sequence DNA encodes the following proteins:
- the TMEM91 gene encoding transmembrane protein 91 isoform X2 translates to MGSLRELQHPLLPPPALGAPQPLDAGNLPPALYPSLSPLRGAAYSETAFGDGPRPWRPDLVDLHTVSSKLVQPGVAVPEDYLGLAVFSMLCCFWPLGIAAFYSSQKTNKATATGDFRQAGVASRRAFLLAVLAVVVGACTYVAALVVVVAYLSSKDPP, encoded by the exons atGGGGAGCCTCCGGGAGCTCCAGCACCCGCTgttgcccccgcccgccctgggCGCCCCCCAGCCCCTGGACGCGGGCAACCTGCCCCCCGCCCTGTACCCGTCCCTGAGCCCCCTGCGAGGGGCCGCCTACAGCGAGACGGCCTTCGGGGACGGGCCGCGGCCCTGGAGGCCGGACCTGGTGGACCTGCACACCGTCAGCTCCAAGCTGGTTCAGCCCGGAGTCGCCGTCCCGGAG GACTACTTGGGCCTGGCCGTCTTCTCCATGCTCTGCTGCTTCTGGCCCCTCGGCATCGCCGCCTTCTACTCCTCTCAGAAg ACCAACAAGGCGACGGCCACGGGAGACTTCCGGCAGGCCGGCGTGGCGTCGCGGCGGGCGTTCCTGCTGGCCGTCCTGGCCGTCGTGGTGGGCGCCTGCACCTACGTGGCCgccctggtggtggtggtggcctaTCTGTCCTCCAAGGACCCCCCCTAG
- the TMEM91 gene encoding transmembrane protein 91 isoform X1, with product MGSLRELQHPLLPPPALGAPQPLDAGNLPPALYPSLSPLRGAAYSETAFGDGPRPWRPDLVDLHTVSSKLVQPGVAVPEDGSSSDGDSDWDGDPSALLPQDYLGLAVFSMLCCFWPLGIAAFYSSQKTNKATATGDFRQAGVASRRAFLLAVLAVVVGACTYVAALVVVVAYLSSKDPP from the exons atGGGGAGCCTCCGGGAGCTCCAGCACCCGCTgttgcccccgcccgccctgggCGCCCCCCAGCCCCTGGACGCGGGCAACCTGCCCCCCGCCCTGTACCCGTCCCTGAGCCCCCTGCGAGGGGCCGCCTACAGCGAGACGGCCTTCGGGGACGGGCCGCGGCCCTGGAGGCCGGACCTGGTGGACCTGCACACCGTCAGCTCCAAGCTGGTTCAGCCCGGAGTCGCCGTCCCGGAG GACGGCTCGTCCAGCGACGGCGACTCGGACTGGGACGGGGACCCTTCGGCGCTGCTGCCCCAGGACTACTTGGGCCTGGCCGTCTTCTCCATGCTCTGCTGCTTCTGGCCCCTCGGCATCGCCGCCTTCTACTCCTCTCAGAAg ACCAACAAGGCGACGGCCACGGGAGACTTCCGGCAGGCCGGCGTGGCGTCGCGGCGGGCGTTCCTGCTGGCCGTCCTGGCCGTCGTGGTGGGCGCCTGCACCTACGTGGCCgccctggtggtggtggtggcctaTCTGTCCTCCAAGGACCCCCCCTAG
- the EXOSC5 gene encoding exosome complex component RRP46 has protein sequence MEAACSLRPMACEQNLLSQPDGSASFLQGDTSVLAGVYGPADVKASKEIFNKATLEVMLKPKVGLPGVAEKSRERLIRNTCEAVLLGTLHPRTSVTVVLQVVSDAGSLLSCCLNAACMGMVDAGLPLRALFCGVTCALGPDGTLAVDPTAKQEKEARAVLTFALDSVGQEVLMTTTKGQFSEAELQQSLAAAQAASHLVFSFYRDSLQRRYSKS, from the exons ATGGAGGCGGCCTGCAGCCTGAGGCCCATGGCCTGCGAGCAGAACCTGCTGTCCCAACCCGACGGCTCCGCCTCCTTCCTGCAGG GTGACACGTCGGTCCTGGCGGGAGTGTACGGGCCGGCAGACGTCAAGGCCAGCAAGGAGATCTTTAACAAGGCCACCCTGGAGGTGATGCTCAAGCCTAAGGTGGGGCTGCCCG GCGTGGCAGAGAAGAGCCGGGAGCGGCTGATCCGGAACACGTGCGAGGCCGTGCTCTTGGGGACGCTGCACCCCCGCACCTCCGTCACCGTGGTCCTGCAGGTGGTCAGCGACGCCGGCTCC CTGCTCTCGTGCTGCCTGAACGCCGCCTGCATGGGGATGGTGGACGCCGGGCTGCCCCTGCGGGCCCTCTTCTGCGGGGTCACCTGCGCCCTCGGCCCCGACGGGACCCTCGCCGTCGACCCCACGGCCAAGCAGGAGAAG GAGGCTCGGGCCGTGCTCACCTTCGCCCTGGACAGCGTGGGGCAGGAGGTGCTGATGACGACAACCAAGGGGCAGTTTTCCGAGGCGGAG CTCCAGCAGAGCCTGGCTGCGGCTCAGGCTGCCTCCCACCTCGTCTTCAGCTTCTACCGCGACTCCTTGCAGCGGCGCTACTCCAAGAGCTGA